The Achromobacter deleyi genome has a window encoding:
- the amt gene encoding ammonium transporter, which translates to MDKADISWLLVSTLLVLMMAVPGLAMFYGGLVRSKNVLSVLLQVLCTFVLGLVLWFIYGYSLAFTEGNAFFGGLSRAFFSGMFTPADGKFAMSNTLTELLFASFQATFAGITCALVVGSFAERARFSAVLVFTVIWFTFAYVPIAHMVWFASETAPGLLNAQGALDFAGGTVVHINAGVAGLVGAYVVGKRVGYGREAMQPHNLPMTFVGAALLWVGWFGFNAGSALAANENATLAFFNTMIATAGAVLAWLFTEWAIKGKPSMLGAASGAIAGLVGITPAAGLVGPVGALIIGVIAGVVCVWGVNGLKRLLRADDALDVFGIHGVGGIVGALLTGVFNAQVFGGPGLAEPGMIAHQLWVQLEGVLLTIVWSGVVAWIAYKIANALCGMRVPEDQEREGLDVTSHGESAYHS; encoded by the coding sequence ATGGATAAAGCAGATATCTCCTGGTTGCTCGTCTCTACCCTGCTTGTATTGATGATGGCCGTACCCGGTCTGGCGATGTTCTATGGCGGCCTGGTACGCAGCAAGAACGTGTTGTCCGTGCTGCTGCAAGTGCTGTGCACGTTCGTGCTGGGCCTGGTTCTCTGGTTCATCTATGGATATTCCCTCGCGTTCACCGAGGGCAACGCCTTCTTCGGCGGCCTGTCGCGCGCCTTCTTCTCTGGCATGTTCACACCGGCCGACGGCAAGTTCGCCATGTCGAACACGCTGACTGAACTGCTGTTCGCCTCCTTCCAGGCCACGTTCGCCGGCATTACCTGCGCGCTGGTCGTCGGCAGCTTCGCCGAACGCGCCCGCTTCTCCGCGGTCCTGGTGTTCACGGTGATCTGGTTCACGTTCGCCTACGTGCCGATTGCGCACATGGTGTGGTTCGCGTCCGAAACGGCGCCTGGCCTGCTCAACGCGCAAGGCGCGCTGGACTTCGCAGGCGGCACCGTGGTGCACATCAACGCCGGCGTGGCTGGCCTGGTGGGCGCCTATGTGGTCGGCAAGCGCGTGGGCTATGGCCGCGAAGCGATGCAGCCGCACAACCTGCCGATGACCTTCGTGGGCGCCGCCCTGCTGTGGGTGGGCTGGTTCGGCTTCAACGCAGGCTCGGCGCTGGCCGCCAACGAGAACGCCACCCTGGCCTTCTTCAACACGATGATCGCGACCGCGGGCGCCGTGCTGGCCTGGCTGTTCACCGAATGGGCCATCAAGGGCAAGCCCTCGATGCTGGGCGCCGCATCGGGCGCAATCGCCGGCCTGGTCGGCATCACCCCCGCGGCCGGCCTCGTCGGCCCCGTGGGCGCACTGATCATCGGCGTGATTGCCGGCGTGGTCTGCGTCTGGGGCGTGAACGGCCTGAAGCGCCTGCTGCGCGCCGATGACGCGCTGGACGTGTTTGGCATCCACGGCGTGGGCGGGATCGTGGGCGCACTGCTGACCGGCGTGTTCAATGCCCAGGTCTTCGGCGGCCCCGGCCTGGCCGAGCCCGGCATGATCGCCCACCAGCTGTGGGTCCAGCTCGAAGGCGTGCTGCTGACCATCGTCTGGTCCGGCGTGGTGGCCTGGATCGCCTACAAGATCGCCAACGCCCTGTGCGGCATGCGCGTGCCGGAAGACCAGGAGCGCGAAGGCCTGGACGTCACGAGCCACGGCGAATCGGCTTATCACAGCTAA
- a CDS encoding HPr family phosphocarrier protein, with amino-acid sequence MPNTDIVISNKLGLHARAAAKLTQLASKFSSEIFISRGAQRVNAKSIMGVMMLAAGLGVTVKLEASGSDAEQALSEIETLFDSKFGEQE; translated from the coding sequence ATGCCTAATACAGACATTGTCATCAGCAATAAACTGGGTTTGCACGCTCGGGCCGCTGCCAAGCTGACGCAGCTTGCGAGCAAGTTTTCCAGCGAGATCTTTATTTCACGAGGCGCGCAGCGCGTGAACGCCAAGAGCATCATGGGAGTCATGATGCTGGCGGCCGGCCTGGGGGTGACGGTCAAGCTGGAAGCCTCGGGCAGCGATGCCGAGCAAGCCCTTTCTGAAATCGAAACACTGTTCGACAGCAAATTCGGTGAGCAGGAATAG
- the ptsP gene encoding phosphoenolpyruvate--protein phosphotransferase → MPSKPFLKSKHCSTANSVSRNRISSEAAGPSAARAGSSATLADGHNGAGSASPVVCLYGKGVAKGYAIGRAVVMGAAALEVAHYRISPEDVPAESARLTEALASAQQELLQLADTLPADAPRELGAMLNVHSLLLGDPLLAEQTLALIAERHYNAEWALTTQGQILGQQFDAMEDEYLRERGADVRQVIERVLHVLVGTSAILPDMSHMGGDDALVVVAHDISPADMLRLRGGRFAAFVTDLGGPTSHTAIVARSMGVPAVVAMGNVRELVRDGDMLIIDGAAGAVVVNPSDRILQEYRRRQTVYADERAELSLLRDEPSITLDGIDIVLHANIELPDEAALALASGAHGIGLFRSEFLFMGRADLPGEEEQYEAYASVVKVMAGRPVTIRTLDIGSDKTLDGEATVATNPALGQRAIRYCLARPEMFATQLRAILRASAHGPVRLLIPMIAHMHEVVATKVAIEAARRELDARGQAYAPHMEVGAMVEVPAIAIAIEPFAQALDFLSIGTNDLIQYTLAIDRGDHDVAALYDPLHPAVLRLVANTINAGERAGKPVAVCGEMAGDSRMTRLLLGLGLTEFSMHPQQLLDVKREVRRAHSNALRIKVATALNRALPVDLDALGPV, encoded by the coding sequence ATGCCGAGCAAGCCCTTTCTGAAATCGAAACACTGTTCGACAGCAAATTCGGTGAGCAGGAATAGAATTTCTTCTGAAGCAGCCGGCCCGAGCGCAGCTCGTGCCGGTTCGTCCGCGACCCTTGCTGACGGTCACAACGGGGCTGGCTCTGCCAGCCCCGTTGTGTGTCTATATGGCAAAGGCGTCGCCAAGGGATATGCAATCGGGCGCGCGGTCGTCATGGGCGCCGCGGCGCTGGAAGTGGCGCACTATCGCATTTCGCCCGAAGACGTGCCTGCGGAAAGCGCCCGGCTGACCGAGGCCCTGGCCTCGGCGCAGCAAGAGCTGCTGCAACTGGCCGACACCTTGCCGGCAGACGCGCCGCGCGAGCTGGGCGCCATGCTGAACGTGCACAGCCTCCTGCTGGGCGATCCGCTGCTTGCCGAACAGACGCTGGCCCTGATCGCCGAGCGCCACTACAACGCCGAATGGGCGCTGACGACGCAGGGCCAGATCCTGGGGCAGCAGTTCGACGCCATGGAGGACGAGTACCTCCGCGAGCGCGGCGCCGACGTGCGCCAGGTCATCGAACGGGTGCTGCACGTCCTGGTGGGCACATCGGCGATCCTGCCCGACATGTCCCACATGGGCGGCGATGATGCCCTGGTGGTCGTGGCCCACGATATCTCGCCGGCCGACATGCTGCGCCTGCGGGGCGGGCGCTTTGCCGCCTTTGTCACCGACCTGGGCGGCCCGACCTCCCATACCGCGATCGTGGCGCGCAGCATGGGCGTGCCCGCGGTGGTCGCCATGGGGAACGTGCGCGAGCTGGTCCGCGACGGCGATATGCTGATCATCGATGGCGCGGCCGGCGCGGTGGTGGTCAATCCGTCCGACCGCATCCTCCAGGAATACCGCCGCCGCCAGACCGTCTACGCCGACGAGCGCGCCGAACTCAGCCTGTTGCGCGACGAACCATCCATTACCCTGGACGGGATCGACATCGTCCTGCATGCCAATATCGAGTTGCCGGACGAGGCCGCGCTGGCGTTGGCGTCGGGCGCGCATGGCATCGGACTCTTCCGCAGCGAGTTCCTGTTCATGGGGCGCGCGGACCTGCCCGGCGAGGAAGAGCAATACGAGGCGTATGCCTCGGTCGTGAAGGTGATGGCCGGCAGGCCTGTCACGATCCGCACGCTGGACATCGGCTCGGACAAGACGCTGGACGGCGAAGCCACGGTGGCCACCAACCCCGCCCTGGGGCAGCGCGCCATCCGTTATTGCCTGGCCCGTCCGGAAATGTTCGCGACGCAGCTGCGGGCCATCCTGCGCGCCTCGGCCCACGGGCCGGTGCGCCTCTTGATTCCGATGATCGCCCACATGCATGAGGTCGTGGCGACCAAGGTGGCCATCGAGGCCGCCCGGCGCGAACTGGACGCCCGGGGCCAGGCCTATGCTCCTCATATGGAAGTGGGCGCGATGGTCGAAGTGCCCGCCATCGCCATTGCGATCGAGCCCTTCGCCCAGGCGCTGGATTTCCTGTCCATCGGCACCAATGACCTGATCCAGTACACCCTGGCAATCGACCGCGGCGACCATGACGTGGCGGCGCTCTACGATCCGCTGCATCCCGCCGTGCTGCGGCTGGTGGCCAACACCATCAACGCGGGCGAGCGGGCAGGCAAGCCCGTCGCGGTTTGCGGTGAAATGGCGGGCGACTCGCGCATGACCCGGCTGCTGTTGGGCCTGGGCCTGACCGAATTCTCCATGCATCCGCAGCAGTTGCTGGACGTGAAGCGCGAAGTGCGCCGGGCGCATTCCAATGCCCTTCGGATCAAGGTCGCGACGGCGCTGAACCGGGCGCTGCCCGTGGACCTGGACGCGCTGGGTCCGGTCTGA
- a CDS encoding accessory factor UbiK family protein: MNNRTQWMEDIQKNISDLIARSPAADVERNVRAMMTQAFSKLDLVTREEFDVQADLLARTRARVDQLAAQVQQLESRLSALDK, translated from the coding sequence ATGAACAATCGCACGCAATGGATGGAAGACATCCAGAAGAACATCTCCGACCTGATCGCCCGCAGCCCGGCTGCGGATGTGGAACGCAATGTGCGCGCAATGATGACGCAAGCGTTTTCCAAGCTGGATCTGGTCACGCGCGAAGAGTTCGACGTCCAGGCCGATCTGCTTGCCCGAACCCGCGCGCGCGTGGATCAGCTGGCTGCTCAGGTGCAGCAACTGGAATCGCGCTTGTCCGCCCTGGACAAGTAA
- a CDS encoding response regulator transcription factor, with translation MKPDSEPASKTPPDTGGAPADSPGTHRHLLLSRPPPVIRVAILDDHPVVTLGVGAYLESRPGFQLVHRETSARALLENLAHSPCDVALVDFYLPLEPWDGVNYLRRLRRYYPNMAIITFSAGNRLETQYAAYRAGANGYLAKQWGMILLPDMIRGVISAKAPFLSVHEGKIRSLLPPAPHALLTASEVEILRHISQGLSVTQIAARLVRSKKTISTHKRRAMRKLQLSDDLSLALYLREKFAE, from the coding sequence ATGAAGCCAGATTCAGAGCCAGCCAGCAAGACGCCCCCCGACACCGGCGGCGCCCCCGCCGACAGTCCAGGCACGCACCGGCACCTGCTGCTGTCGCGCCCGCCCCCGGTCATCCGGGTCGCCATCCTGGACGACCATCCGGTCGTGACGCTGGGCGTGGGCGCCTATCTGGAAAGCCGTCCAGGTTTTCAGCTCGTGCATCGGGAGACCTCGGCCCGGGCATTGCTGGAAAACCTGGCGCATTCGCCCTGTGATGTCGCGCTAGTCGATTTCTACCTGCCGCTGGAGCCCTGGGACGGCGTCAATTACCTGCGCAGGCTGCGCCGCTACTACCCCAACATGGCGATCATCACCTTCTCGGCGGGCAACCGGCTCGAGACCCAGTACGCGGCATACCGCGCGGGCGCGAACGGATATCTGGCCAAGCAATGGGGCATGATCCTGCTGCCGGACATGATCCGCGGGGTGATCAGCGCCAAGGCCCCGTTCCTGTCGGTGCACGAGGGCAAGATCCGCAGCCTGCTGCCGCCCGCTCCGCACGCGCTGCTGACAGCCTCGGAAGTGGAGATACTGCGCCACATCAGCCAGGGGCTGTCGGTGACGCAGATCGCAGCCCGGCTCGTGCGCAGCAAAAAGACCATCAGCACGCACAAGCGCCGCGCCATGCGGAAACTGCAACTGTCCGACGACCTGTCGCTGGCGCTGTATCTGCGCGAGAAATTCGCCGAGTGA
- a CDS encoding P-II family nitrogen regulator: MKLIIAIIKPFKLDEVRVALSAIGVQGLTVTEVKGFGRQKGHTELYRGAEYAVDFLPKLRVEAAVPDHLVDQVIEAIEQAARTGKIGDGKIFAAPLEQVIRIRTGEAGEAAL, encoded by the coding sequence ATGAAACTCATCATCGCCATCATCAAGCCCTTCAAGCTCGACGAAGTGCGGGTGGCTCTATCCGCGATCGGCGTCCAAGGCCTGACCGTTACCGAAGTAAAAGGATTTGGCCGCCAGAAAGGCCATACCGAGCTTTATCGCGGCGCCGAATACGCCGTCGACTTCCTGCCCAAGCTGCGGGTCGAAGCCGCAGTACCCGACCACCTTGTCGATCAGGTCATCGAAGCGATCGAACAAGCCGCCCGTACCGGGAAGATCGGCGACGGCAAGATCTTCGCCGCGCCCCTGGAACAAGTGATCCGTATCAGAACGGGTGAAGCTGGCGAAGCTGCGCTGTAA
- the thrS gene encoding threonine--tRNA ligase, which translates to MVQITLPDGSQRQYPGPVTVAEVAQSIGTGLAKAALGGRVTVEGAESRLVDTSFRIEGDARLAIVTAKDADGLDLIRHSTAHLLAYAVKELFPDAQVTIGPVIDNGFYYDFSYKRPFTPEDLAAIEKKMAELAKKDEVVTREEWSRDDAVEFFKGIGEKYKAEIIASIPSNEPLSLYREGAFIDLCRGPHVPSTGKLKVFKLMKVAGAYWRGDSKNEMLQRIYGTAWATKEEQEAYLHMLEEAERRDHRKIGRDLGLFHFQDEAPGLIFWHPKGWALWQQVEQYMRSVYRDNGYQEVKAPQILDISLWKKTGHWDNYRENMFTTESENRVYGLKPMNCPGHVQIFNAGLHSYRELPLRYGEFGQCHRNEPSGSLHGMMRVRGFTQDDGHIFCTEDQLQDECADFTALLQKVYRDFGFTEVLYKVATRPEKRIGSDEVWDTAEAALMESLRRTGCEFEVSPGEGAFYGPKVEYTLKDAIGRHWQCGTIQVDFSMPVRLGAEYVDQNDQRRPPVMLHRAILGSLERFIGMLIENHAGAMPPWLAPVQAVVCCISEPSADYAAEITQSLKKQGFRVESDLRGEKITRKIREHSLQKVPYILVVGDKEKQNGTVAVRGLGGLDLGAIAYDEFVARLSEDVATRRDVNQPDSSAA; encoded by the coding sequence ATGGTACAGATCACATTGCCCGATGGTTCGCAGCGCCAATATCCGGGGCCGGTAACGGTCGCCGAAGTGGCGCAATCGATCGGTACGGGCCTGGCGAAGGCCGCCTTGGGCGGCCGCGTGACGGTCGAAGGCGCGGAATCCCGCCTGGTCGACACCAGCTTCCGCATCGAGGGCGATGCCCGCCTGGCGATCGTGACCGCCAAGGATGCGGACGGCCTGGACCTGATCCGCCACTCCACCGCGCACTTGCTGGCTTATGCCGTCAAGGAGCTGTTCCCGGATGCGCAGGTCACCATCGGTCCGGTGATCGACAACGGCTTCTACTACGATTTCTCGTACAAGCGCCCCTTCACGCCCGAAGATCTGGCCGCCATCGAAAAGAAGATGGCCGAACTGGCCAAGAAGGACGAAGTGGTCACGCGCGAAGAATGGTCGCGCGACGACGCCGTCGAGTTCTTCAAGGGCATCGGCGAAAAGTACAAGGCCGAGATCATTGCCTCGATTCCGTCCAACGAACCGCTCAGCCTGTACCGCGAAGGCGCCTTCATCGACCTGTGCCGCGGCCCGCACGTGCCGTCCACGGGCAAGCTGAAGGTCTTCAAGCTGATGAAGGTGGCGGGCGCCTACTGGCGCGGCGACAGCAAGAACGAGATGCTCCAGCGCATCTACGGCACCGCCTGGGCCACCAAGGAAGAGCAGGAAGCCTACCTGCACATGCTGGAAGAGGCAGAGCGCCGCGACCATCGCAAGATTGGCCGCGACCTGGGCCTGTTCCACTTCCAGGACGAGGCGCCGGGCCTGATTTTCTGGCATCCCAAGGGCTGGGCGCTGTGGCAGCAGGTGGAGCAATACATGCGCTCCGTCTACCGCGACAACGGCTACCAGGAAGTGAAGGCGCCGCAGATCCTCGACATTTCGCTCTGGAAGAAGACCGGCCACTGGGACAACTATCGTGAAAACATGTTCACGACGGAGTCCGAGAACCGCGTCTACGGCCTGAAGCCGATGAACTGCCCGGGCCATGTGCAGATCTTCAACGCCGGCCTGCATTCCTATCGTGAGCTGCCCCTGCGCTATGGCGAATTCGGCCAGTGCCACCGCAACGAACCCTCCGGTTCGCTGCACGGCATGATGCGCGTGCGCGGCTTTACCCAGGACGATGGCCACATTTTCTGTACCGAAGACCAGCTTCAGGACGAATGCGCCGATTTCACGGCGCTGCTGCAGAAGGTCTACCGCGATTTCGGCTTTACCGAAGTCCTGTACAAGGTCGCCACGCGCCCTGAAAAGCGTATCGGCTCGGACGAAGTCTGGGATACGGCCGAAGCCGCCCTGATGGAAAGCCTGCGCCGCACCGGCTGCGAATTCGAGGTTTCGCCGGGCGAGGGCGCTTTTTACGGCCCCAAGGTGGAATACACCCTGAAGGACGCCATCGGCCGCCACTGGCAGTGCGGTACGATCCAGGTGGACTTCTCCATGCCCGTGCGCCTTGGCGCCGAGTACGTGGACCAGAACGACCAGCGTCGTCCGCCTGTCATGCTGCACCGCGCGATCCTCGGGTCGCTGGAGCGGTTTATCGGCATGTTGATCGAAAACCACGCCGGCGCGATGCCTCCCTGGCTCGCTCCGGTGCAGGCTGTCGTATGCTGCATTTCCGAACCTTCGGCCGATTATGCGGCTGAAATCACGCAAAGCCTGAAAAAACAAGGCTTTAGAGTAGAGTCCGATTTGCGCGGTGAAAAAATCACTCGTAAAATTCGGGAGCACAGCCTGCAAAAGGTGCCGTACATTCTTGTCGTCGGCGACAAGGAGAAGCAAAACGGCACCGTAGCCGTACGCGGACTGGGTGGACTGGACCTTGGCGCCATCGCATACGACGAGTTCGTCGCGCGACTGTCCGAGGACGTAGCCACCCGTCGCGACGTCAATCAACCTGATAGCAGTGCTGCTTAA
- a CDS encoding YifB family Mg chelatase-like AAA ATPase, producing MTLAVLASRALCGMHAHAVRVETHLGAGLPSFNVVGLADTEVRESRERVRAAIINSGFEFPAGRITVNLSPADIPKESGRFDLPIALGLLLASGQLTASADGVAGQAAPDPALVQLVLAGELSLTGALVPVAAPLVIALGVARDAPDATLILPAGSAEQAAWVPGLRVLSARSLADVAAHAAGVCLLPNAVPRPWPEAAPVPCLSDVRGQPGARRALEVAAAGGHSLLMVGPPGAGKSMLAARLPGLLPPLERSQALEAAAVAAMAGVPDGLMGQPPFRAPHHSASVAALVGGGGRPRPGEISLAHHGVLFLDEFPEFSRRTLEALREPLEAGRVVISRALQTVQFPARFQLVAAMNPCPCGWRGHPARACGCTPDQVARYVGKVSGPLLDRIDLHVALPPSDPECMNGPPGEASEPVRARVMRCRERQQARQGKPNAGLAGAELDRFCVMDGDARSLLLQAMRRLAGSARAMHRALRVARTIADLDGEDVLAARHVAQAVQYRRPGV from the coding sequence TTGACGCTTGCCGTTCTAGCCAGCAGGGCCCTCTGCGGCATGCACGCCCATGCGGTTCGCGTCGAGACGCATCTGGGGGCCGGCCTGCCCAGCTTCAATGTGGTCGGCCTGGCCGATACCGAAGTGAGGGAAAGCCGCGAGCGGGTCAGGGCGGCAATCATCAACAGCGGATTCGAGTTTCCGGCCGGCCGCATCACCGTCAATCTTTCGCCCGCCGATATTCCCAAGGAATCGGGCCGGTTCGACCTGCCCATCGCTTTGGGGCTGTTGCTGGCTTCCGGACAGTTGACCGCTTCCGCCGACGGCGTTGCGGGGCAGGCCGCGCCCGATCCCGCGCTGGTTCAACTGGTCCTGGCCGGCGAGCTCTCTTTGACTGGAGCCCTGGTGCCCGTCGCCGCGCCGCTGGTCATCGCGTTGGGCGTTGCCCGGGACGCGCCCGACGCCACGCTGATCCTGCCCGCCGGCAGCGCCGAACAGGCCGCCTGGGTGCCGGGCTTGCGGGTGTTGTCGGCTCGCAGCCTGGCTGATGTCGCCGCCCATGCGGCCGGCGTCTGCCTGTTGCCAAACGCGGTGCCCAGGCCCTGGCCCGAGGCGGCGCCGGTTCCCTGCCTGTCGGACGTGCGGGGGCAGCCCGGCGCGCGGCGGGCCCTGGAAGTGGCGGCGGCGGGCGGCCATAGCCTGCTGATGGTGGGGCCGCCGGGCGCGGGCAAGAGCATGCTTGCCGCCCGCCTGCCGGGCCTGTTGCCGCCGCTGGAGCGCAGCCAGGCGCTGGAGGCCGCGGCGGTGGCGGCGATGGCCGGTGTGCCCGATGGGCTGATGGGCCAGCCGCCGTTCCGGGCGCCGCACCATTCGGCCTCCGTGGCGGCCCTGGTGGGCGGGGGCGGGCGGCCGCGCCCGGGCGAGATCAGCCTGGCGCATCACGGGGTGCTGTTCCTGGATGAATTTCCTGAGTTCAGCCGTCGCACGCTGGAAGCGCTGCGCGAACCGCTGGAGGCGGGCAGGGTGGTCATCTCGCGGGCTTTGCAGACCGTGCAGTTTCCGGCGCGGTTCCAACTGGTCGCCGCCATGAATCCCTGCCCCTGCGGCTGGCGCGGCCATCCCGCGCGCGCCTGCGGCTGCACGCCCGACCAGGTGGCACGCTATGTCGGCAAGGTCTCCGGCCCCTTGCTGGACCGTATTGATCTGCACGTGGCTCTGCCGCCATCCGACCCCGAATGCATGAACGGTCCGCCGGGCGAGGCGTCGGAACCCGTCCGGGCGCGTGTAATGCGCTGCCGTGAACGTCAGCAGGCGCGGCAGGGCAAGCCCAATGCCGGTCTGGCCGGGGCGGAACTGGATCGGTTCTGCGTCATGGATGGCGACGCCCGCTCCCTGCTGCTGCAGGCCATGCGCCGGCTGGCGGGGTCTGCCCGGGCCATGCACCGCGCGCTGCGAGTGGCGCGCACGATCGCCGATCTTGACGGCGAGGACGTGCTTGCCGCCCGGCATGTCGCCCAGGCGGTGCAGTACCGGCGGCCGGGAGTATGA
- the infC gene encoding translation initiation factor IF-3, translating into MATEKANRINGEIRVPEVRLIGLEGEQLGIVKIADAFRLSEQSDVDLVEIAPNAEPPVCRLMDYGKFKYQEQKRQAEARSKQKVIQVKEVKFRPATDEGDYQVKLRNLRRFLEEGDKAKVTLRFRGREMAHQELGMRVLERVRDDLLELAQVEAMPKLEGRQMVMVLAPKKKVVPAGKPESAA; encoded by the coding sequence ATCGCCACTGAAAAAGCCAATCGCATCAACGGTGAAATCCGCGTCCCCGAGGTGCGCCTGATAGGTCTGGAGGGGGAACAGCTCGGCATCGTCAAGATCGCCGACGCATTCCGTCTTTCCGAGCAAAGCGACGTGGATCTGGTGGAAATCGCGCCGAACGCCGAGCCGCCGGTCTGCCGTTTGATGGACTACGGTAAATTCAAGTACCAAGAGCAGAAGCGTCAAGCCGAAGCTCGTTCCAAGCAGAAGGTCATCCAGGTCAAGGAAGTCAAATTCCGTCCGGCCACCGACGAGGGCGACTATCAGGTCAAGCTGCGCAATCTGCGCCGCTTCCTCGAGGAAGGCGACAAGGCCAAGGTGACGTTGCGCTTCCGTGGCCGCGAAATGGCTCACCAGGAACTCGGTATGCGGGTGCTTGAACGTGTGCGCGACGATCTGCTGGAACTTGCCCAGGTCGAAGCCATGCCGAAGCTCGAAGGCCGTCAGATGGTCATGGTGCTGGCGCCGAAGAAGAAGGTTGTGCCTGCGGGCAAGCCTGAATCGGCGGCCTGA
- a CDS encoding PTS sugar transporter subunit IIA, which produces MTTGIVIVVHAPLGAAMRECASHVMGNLDGMLAVHDIQPEDLPDDLAPDVLKDILGQDHGAGVLVLTDLIGATPANISKRAVADAQAQGIQCCVLAGLNTPMLLRALTYRNLPLAETREKALAGGVQGVLRVD; this is translated from the coding sequence ATGACCACGGGTATTGTGATCGTCGTGCATGCGCCCCTGGGCGCGGCAATGCGCGAATGCGCCAGCCACGTCATGGGCAACCTTGACGGCATGCTGGCCGTTCACGATATCCAGCCCGAGGATCTGCCGGACGACCTGGCGCCAGACGTCCTGAAGGACATCCTGGGGCAGGATCACGGCGCCGGCGTGCTGGTGCTGACAGACCTGATCGGCGCCACGCCCGCCAATATCTCAAAGCGCGCCGTCGCGGACGCCCAGGCCCAGGGCATCCAGTGCTGCGTGCTGGCCGGGCTGAACACGCCGATGCTGCTGAGGGCGCTGACCTACCGCAACCTGCCTTTGGCCGAAACGCGCGAGAAGGCCTTGGCCGGAGGGGTGCAGGGCGTCTTGCGTGTAGACTGA
- the gshB gene encoding glutathione synthase, translating to MHVLFVLDPLPLLKAYKDSSVAMMRALVARGHTLSVAMQGDLYIEAGTVKAVTTPIELVADADLHGHEWWSESAARDLPLADFGAVVMRKDPPFDMEYVYSTHLLEYAEAQGARVFNSGAAIRNHPEKLAITEISEFTAPTLVTRNMARLRAFHDTHHDVIVKPLDGMGGTGVFRLQPKDPNLNAILETLTDNGARTIMAQRYIPDIVKGDKRILLIGGEPVPYSLARIPLAGETRGNLAAGGRGVAQELSPRDREIAEAVAPKLAARGLLLVGLDVIGDYVTEVNVTSPTCFVEIAEQTGFDVAGMFVQALEKAVATTAVAA from the coding sequence ATGCATGTTTTGTTCGTTTTGGATCCCTTGCCGCTGCTTAAGGCGTACAAGGACAGTTCTGTCGCCATGATGCGCGCGCTGGTGGCGCGCGGCCATACGCTCAGCGTGGCCATGCAGGGCGACCTCTACATCGAGGCCGGCACGGTCAAGGCCGTGACCACGCCGATCGAGCTGGTGGCGGACGCCGACCTGCACGGTCATGAATGGTGGAGCGAGTCCGCCGCCCGGGATCTGCCGCTGGCGGACTTTGGCGCGGTCGTCATGCGCAAGGATCCGCCGTTCGACATGGAATACGTTTATTCCACGCATCTGCTCGAATACGCCGAGGCGCAGGGCGCCCGCGTGTTCAACAGCGGCGCGGCCATCCGCAACCATCCTGAAAAGCTGGCCATCACCGAAATCAGCGAGTTCACCGCGCCCACGCTGGTAACCCGCAACATGGCACGCCTGAGGGCCTTCCACGACACGCACCACGACGTGATCGTCAAGCCGCTGGACGGCATGGGCGGCACCGGCGTGTTCCGCCTGCAGCCCAAGGATCCGAACCTGAACGCCATCCTCGAGACGCTGACGGACAATGGCGCGCGCACCATCATGGCGCAGCGCTATATCCCCGATATCGTCAAGGGCGACAAGCGCATCCTTCTTATCGGCGGCGAGCCGGTGCCGTATTCGCTGGCCCGCATCCCGCTGGCCGGTGAAACGCGCGGCAACCTGGCTGCCGGCGGACGAGGCGTGGCCCAGGAGCTGTCTCCCCGAGACCGCGAGATCGCCGAAGCCGTGGCTCCCAAGCTGGCCGCCCGCGGCCTGCTGCTGGTCGGCCTGGACGTCATTGGCGATTACGTCACCGAAGTCAATGTCACCAGCCCCACCTGTTTCGTGGAAATTGCCGAACAGACCGGTTTCGATGTCGCAGGCATGTTCGTCCAGGCGCTTGAAAAAGCCGTGGCGACCACCGCCGTTGCGGCCTGA